In Variovorax paradoxus, a single genomic region encodes these proteins:
- a CDS encoding phospholipase D-like domain-containing protein, giving the protein MTTACWSDMRAPARWRSLIATLAMASALLMTSGCASLPPPVAQPPVSAIVDYADTPLNAITQKVLPQDDRRSGFRLLPYGPTSFATRMELAKLATRSIDVQYYLLAGDNTGRALMRELRDAALRGVRVRLLVDDLYTTGEDDLLLALASYPNVQVRLFNPFPAGRGSDTTRFISSGFDFDRINRRMHNKLFVADNVTAVAGGRNMADEYVMNATGSNFVDMDVFAAGPVVRGLSDEFDHYWNSEVVYPVGRIAHSALTTAQLQQDFETRTAAAKPPQAPRIPADGRIADALEGEPNRLPLDVVPMMNLPFELAERQLSPLLWADARVLFDPLTKTAGLNERENSIKGTVTEGVIRWFRTADKEIKMVSPYFVPSDASVASLAEAQASGVRVALVTNSLASTDEPMSTAFLDELREETREAARDLLRRAIALLRPIDLFRSSALPRQNQSAG; this is encoded by the coding sequence ATGACAACTGCCTGCTGGAGCGATATGCGCGCACCCGCGCGGTGGCGCTCGCTGATCGCCACGCTGGCGATGGCCTCGGCGTTGTTGATGACGAGCGGCTGCGCCAGCCTGCCGCCTCCCGTTGCGCAGCCGCCCGTGAGCGCCATCGTCGACTACGCGGACACGCCGCTGAACGCGATCACGCAAAAGGTGCTGCCGCAGGACGACCGCCGCTCCGGTTTCCGCCTGCTGCCCTATGGCCCGACGTCGTTTGCCACCCGCATGGAACTGGCGAAGCTCGCCACGCGCAGCATCGACGTGCAGTACTACCTGCTGGCCGGCGACAACACCGGCCGCGCGCTCATGCGCGAGCTGCGCGATGCCGCCCTGCGCGGCGTGCGCGTGCGGCTGCTGGTCGACGACCTCTACACGACCGGCGAAGACGACCTGCTGCTCGCGCTGGCCAGCTATCCGAACGTGCAGGTGCGCCTGTTCAATCCCTTCCCGGCCGGCCGCGGCAGCGACACCACGCGCTTCATCAGCTCCGGCTTCGACTTCGACCGCATCAACCGGCGCATGCACAACAAGCTGTTCGTGGCCGACAACGTCACTGCCGTCGCGGGCGGCCGCAACATGGCGGACGAGTACGTGATGAATGCGACCGGCAGCAACTTCGTCGACATGGACGTCTTCGCGGCCGGGCCGGTGGTGCGCGGCCTGTCGGACGAGTTCGATCACTACTGGAACAGCGAGGTGGTCTACCCCGTGGGCCGCATCGCCCACAGCGCGTTGACGACGGCGCAGCTGCAGCAGGACTTCGAGACCCGCACCGCGGCCGCGAAGCCGCCCCAGGCGCCGCGCATTCCGGCGGACGGCCGGATCGCGGATGCCCTCGAGGGCGAGCCCAACCGGTTGCCGCTCGACGTGGTGCCGATGATGAACCTGCCCTTCGAACTGGCCGAGCGCCAGCTGAGCCCGTTGCTGTGGGCCGATGCGCGCGTGCTGTTCGACCCGCTCACCAAGACCGCGGGCCTGAACGAGCGCGAGAACTCGATCAAGGGCACGGTCACTGAAGGCGTGATCCGCTGGTTCCGGACGGCGGACAAGGAAATCAAGATGGTGTCGCCGTACTTCGTGCCGTCCGATGCGTCGGTGGCCAGCCTGGCCGAGGCGCAGGCCTCGGGCGTCCGCGTGGCGCTGGTCACCAACTCGCTGGCCTCGACCGACGAGCCTATGTCGACTGCTTTCTTAGATGAACTTCGGGAGGAAACGCGAGAGGCCGCGAGGGATCTTTTGCGTCGTGCGATTGCTCTTTTGAGACCGATAGATCTGTTCAGATCAAGCGCTCTGCCGAGGCAAAATCAAAGTGCAGGGTAG
- a CDS encoding amylo-alpha-1,6-glucosidase has translation MTFTTPTHLDAPALALIDTCARASLELLQSNLTPHGILAASRTEAAVARRYTRIFGRDAAICVMAMCGTGVPALEQGAVASLDALASQQAANGQIPKYVDPEGQDADFWYLGCIDATLWWLIAVDHVRRHGKVGATHWHAEVERAIHWLLAQEHQHFRLLQQNEASDWADIMPRSGYVLYTNALWFDVKRRFALDHAEETRHHFNHLFNPFQRDLPEYHRARLLRHYARRGRRDPGLYLSFVNLAVVGDEGDVFGNVLAMQSGLADTAMAHRIVRTIEAAHASQPYPVRVVLHPLSQQHELWRAYMGRHQQNIVHQYHNGGIWPFVGGFWVMALARLGLHEQAWSELARLAQANAQDDWRFTEWFHGRTLAPMGMAGQSWNAAAFLLARRELVGDGAAW, from the coding sequence ATGACCTTCACTACCCCGACCCACCTCGACGCCCCCGCGCTCGCACTCATCGACACCTGCGCGCGGGCTTCCCTCGAACTGCTGCAAAGCAACCTCACGCCGCACGGCATCCTGGCCGCCAGCCGCACCGAGGCTGCCGTGGCGCGGCGCTACACCCGCATCTTCGGCCGCGACGCCGCCATCTGCGTCATGGCCATGTGCGGCACCGGGGTGCCCGCGCTGGAGCAAGGCGCCGTGGCCAGCCTCGACGCACTTGCGTCGCAGCAGGCGGCCAACGGGCAGATCCCCAAATACGTCGACCCCGAGGGCCAGGACGCCGACTTCTGGTACCTGGGCTGCATCGACGCCACGCTGTGGTGGCTCATTGCGGTGGACCATGTGCGCAGGCACGGCAAGGTGGGCGCCACGCACTGGCATGCCGAGGTCGAACGCGCGATCCACTGGCTGCTGGCGCAGGAGCACCAGCACTTCAGGCTGCTGCAGCAGAACGAGGCCAGCGACTGGGCCGACATCATGCCGCGCTCGGGCTATGTGCTGTACACCAATGCGCTGTGGTTCGATGTGAAGCGCCGCTTCGCGCTCGATCATGCCGAAGAAACCCGGCATCACTTCAACCACCTGTTCAATCCCTTCCAGCGCGACCTGCCCGAATACCACCGCGCGCGGCTGCTGCGCCACTATGCGCGGCGCGGCCGGCGCGACCCCGGCCTCTATCTGAGCTTTGTCAATCTTGCGGTGGTCGGCGACGAAGGCGACGTGTTCGGCAACGTGCTGGCCATGCAGAGCGGCCTGGCCGACACGGCGATGGCGCACCGCATCGTGCGCACCATCGAGGCGGCGCATGCCTCGCAGCCGTACCCGGTGCGCGTGGTGCTGCATCCGCTGTCGCAGCAGCACGAGCTGTGGCGGGCGTACATGGGGCGGCACCAGCAGAACATCGTGCACCAGTACCACAACGGCGGCATCTGGCCTTTCGTCGGCGGCTTCTGGGTGATGGCGCTGGCCAGGCTGGGACTGCATGAGCAGGCATGGAGCGAGCTTGCGCGACTGGCGCAGGCCAACGCGCAGGACGACTGGCGCTTCACCGAGTGGTTCCACGGGCGCACGCTGGCGCCGATGGGAATGGCGGGGCAGAGCTGGAATGCGGCTGCGTTCCTGCTGGCGCGGCGGGAGTTGGTGGGGGATGGGGCGGCCTGGTGA
- a CDS encoding type II toxin-antitoxin system HipA family toxin: MEVWLDSDLGALQQVGMLAHDRGRIRFHYTGSWLDDAHAFCLSPDLPLSEQLFFAPSEPGNFAVFRDICPDRWGLTLMEQWEWLQARDERRGPRELRAWDFMCGVQDLTRQGALRLRPAGAAQFIDAGAVPAPPAAELHNLAAAAQEIDLHQLLKTEASRRALTTLFIPGASLGGARPKVSFLDVDNGSLWIAKLSMLSDKRDVGAWEFLVHHLARRAGIEVPEAKLLSLGSGFGTFCIKRFDRSGGTRRLYASAMTLLGKKRGDNASYLEIAQFLKSQSIQHIGEDLAQLFRRVVFNVAVGNRDDHLRNHGFLRERNAWRLAPAFDVNPDVDKATHVLNLDHSDNRPNLDTVVGTAAFYGLTAATAAAVAAEVLDVVRGWKDEAAMLGIGRPEVRTTAPAFSALDGRVS, encoded by the coding sequence TTGGAGGTCTGGCTCGACAGCGACCTGGGGGCACTGCAACAGGTGGGCATGCTTGCTCATGATCGCGGCCGCATCCGGTTCCATTACACCGGCTCTTGGCTCGACGATGCGCATGCCTTTTGCCTCAGTCCTGACCTGCCGCTGAGCGAGCAGCTCTTCTTTGCGCCGAGCGAGCCCGGAAACTTCGCTGTATTCAGAGACATCTGCCCTGACCGTTGGGGGCTGACGCTCATGGAGCAGTGGGAGTGGCTTCAAGCGCGAGACGAGCGGCGCGGCCCGCGCGAACTACGGGCGTGGGACTTCATGTGCGGGGTGCAGGACCTGACTCGTCAAGGCGCGCTGCGACTTCGCCCGGCGGGTGCAGCGCAGTTCATTGATGCCGGCGCCGTGCCAGCTCCGCCCGCCGCCGAACTGCACAACCTCGCGGCCGCCGCGCAGGAGATCGATTTGCATCAACTCCTCAAGACCGAGGCATCTCGGCGTGCCCTGACGACCTTGTTCATTCCGGGAGCATCGTTGGGGGGCGCACGGCCGAAGGTCAGTTTCCTCGATGTGGACAACGGTTCGCTGTGGATTGCCAAGCTCTCCATGCTTAGTGACAAACGCGACGTCGGCGCCTGGGAGTTTCTTGTGCACCACCTTGCGAGGCGTGCAGGGATTGAGGTACCGGAGGCCAAATTGCTGTCGCTAGGTAGCGGCTTTGGCACGTTCTGCATCAAGCGCTTTGACCGCTCGGGCGGGACACGTCGGCTCTACGCTTCTGCCATGACGCTCCTGGGCAAGAAACGGGGCGACAACGCAAGCTATCTGGAGATCGCACAGTTCCTGAAGTCACAGAGTATCCAACACATCGGCGAGGACCTCGCGCAGTTGTTTCGTCGGGTTGTTTTCAACGTCGCGGTGGGAAACCGTGACGATCATCTGCGAAACCATGGTTTCCTTCGCGAAAGGAATGCCTGGCGGCTCGCCCCTGCCTTCGATGTGAATCCGGACGTTGACAAAGCGACTCATGTCCTGAACCTCGATCACTCGGACAACCGGCCGAACTTGGACACGGTCGTTGGGACCGCAGCGTTCTACGGATTGACCGCGGCCACAGCCGCCGCTGTTGCGGCTGAAGTGCTCGATGTGGTGCGAGGGTGGAAAGACGAAGCCGCAATGCTCGGCATCGGGAGGCCAGAAGTTCGGACGACTGCACCTGCGTTCAGCGCGCTCGACGGGAGGGTGTCATGA
- a CDS encoding ImpA family metalloprotease, with translation MPINFSRYLVVGSLAALIAACGGGNGVGGGGGTAGSAGGAPPAATTPIAEPIICSKSIDFALQTGDPSGLTDAAAVARCANDFAKKLSTRQADLPKALYDGQSSEFEPGQYSQFVLPISPEAAQPLIVGDKGHVLAALSIAANGRGAGYGSNVLRQFGDSANLAHAPVFRRVLSWLVTGDATKQLPASLDLSYSGIDIAAVTSGFKAAGVDVVATACDFSAANNCGTGSRLLLLGSDVKADPALGSRVAQLLASGRPVLYVHTKGWDGWGTDDASHKILAGMGLMPGPYGGNFFDDDAVKAGRTVAANDAALNQFTDVLPLLRRMAESDWRASYDWSACRDNDCSKVVGLAKEVLAPSEMFRKQINTFNLAGRNIFEQPATNLQRLLVLWGDVTRRDIKYPMTRTGQTEAFLRALVADSLVAYVRHKGGAQPDLGTFMSGTAARFDVSATDEVLTIPLTQASGFTALGRFAVPGKTLAVQVVDAAGARVSLRINTQNPSSTQLWSYKYDRPRFLQSPSIALNAQAATEITSPYGGTLQLVFDGAPADAKVRLRIRGVAKHPFIDISNGGNVADFAANLNATAFDWAEIKLPGVEVHTRVDMMKWALKDSGYGSDIDRYLKELRTYVIEDAYQLAGFAVPGKALPAAVLANCAAWGWDCTSDALHRAPDVQHFNVDVYARCGAGCSGNPIDISWGFSPRTWGESHELGHGLQQNLLNAHGSLSSEVTNNLFPLHKNWRLLRELGADLDRDRITYRSAFDRIVAARSEADPVQGAYRRIWGQSDYTEQNGTRMAFYLQWIHYWEERTGDKTRGWEILTQLYLHQRLLSKAEANWAADKAKLGYGTYASYPANLNGNDNLLIALSRMTERDQRATFDLWGVTYSAAAAAQVGSFGFAKEAALFYANDKNSTNDHDRAVRVDMTVPKPTWPF, from the coding sequence ATGCCGATCAATTTTTCCAGGTACCTGGTGGTGGGTAGCCTCGCGGCGCTCATCGCCGCATGCGGAGGCGGAAACGGAGTGGGAGGGGGCGGCGGGACCGCAGGGAGCGCCGGCGGCGCACCACCCGCCGCCACGACGCCGATTGCCGAGCCAATCATCTGCTCGAAGAGCATCGATTTCGCCTTGCAGACCGGTGACCCGAGCGGCCTGACCGACGCCGCGGCCGTTGCCAGGTGCGCCAACGATTTCGCCAAGAAGCTTTCGACTCGGCAAGCCGATTTGCCCAAGGCGCTGTACGACGGTCAGAGCAGTGAATTCGAGCCGGGTCAGTACTCCCAATTCGTGTTGCCGATCAGCCCCGAGGCGGCCCAGCCATTGATCGTCGGTGACAAGGGCCACGTTCTCGCCGCCCTGAGCATCGCGGCAAACGGCCGTGGCGCGGGCTACGGGTCGAATGTCCTGCGGCAGTTCGGCGATTCCGCGAACCTTGCGCATGCGCCCGTGTTTCGCCGGGTCCTGAGCTGGCTGGTCACCGGCGATGCGACGAAGCAGCTGCCGGCTTCGCTCGATCTGAGTTATTCGGGCATCGACATCGCCGCGGTGACAAGCGGCTTCAAAGCGGCCGGGGTGGATGTGGTTGCGACGGCATGCGATTTCTCTGCTGCCAACAACTGCGGCACTGGCTCGCGATTGCTGTTGCTGGGATCCGATGTCAAGGCCGATCCTGCGCTCGGGTCCCGCGTGGCTCAGCTGTTGGCGTCGGGCCGGCCAGTCCTGTACGTTCACACGAAAGGATGGGACGGGTGGGGCACCGACGATGCAAGCCACAAGATTCTGGCCGGCATGGGGCTGATGCCTGGCCCGTACGGCGGCAATTTCTTCGACGATGATGCCGTGAAAGCGGGACGCACCGTCGCCGCGAACGACGCGGCACTCAATCAGTTCACGGACGTCCTGCCTCTGCTGCGGAGAATGGCCGAAAGCGACTGGCGAGCCAGCTACGACTGGAGCGCATGCCGCGACAACGATTGCAGCAAGGTTGTCGGCCTCGCGAAAGAGGTGCTCGCGCCCTCCGAGATGTTCCGCAAGCAGATCAATACTTTCAATCTGGCCGGGCGCAATATCTTCGAACAGCCGGCGACGAACCTGCAGCGCCTGCTCGTGCTCTGGGGCGATGTCACCCGACGGGACATCAAGTACCCGATGACCAGGACGGGCCAGACCGAGGCCTTCCTGCGGGCCTTGGTCGCCGACAGCTTGGTTGCCTATGTTCGGCACAAGGGCGGTGCGCAGCCGGATCTCGGAACATTCATGAGCGGAACCGCGGCCCGATTCGACGTGTCGGCGACCGACGAAGTGCTGACGATCCCGTTGACGCAGGCGTCGGGCTTCACCGCGCTGGGACGCTTCGCCGTTCCCGGCAAGACCTTGGCCGTCCAGGTGGTCGACGCCGCCGGTGCGCGTGTTTCGTTGCGCATCAACACCCAGAATCCCAGTTCGACGCAGTTGTGGTCCTACAAATACGACCGTCCCCGCTTCCTTCAAAGTCCCAGCATCGCGCTCAACGCGCAAGCTGCCACCGAGATCACGAGCCCCTATGGTGGCACGCTGCAACTGGTGTTCGATGGTGCGCCCGCCGATGCCAAGGTCCGGTTGCGTATTCGCGGTGTTGCCAAGCATCCGTTCATCGATATTTCCAACGGCGGCAATGTCGCGGATTTCGCCGCGAACTTGAATGCCACCGCATTCGACTGGGCCGAGATCAAGCTGCCGGGCGTCGAAGTCCATACGCGTGTCGACATGATGAAGTGGGCCCTGAAGGACAGCGGTTATGGCAGCGACATCGATCGCTACCTGAAGGAGTTGCGCACCTACGTGATCGAAGATGCCTACCAGCTGGCGGGCTTCGCGGTTCCGGGCAAGGCGTTGCCTGCGGCGGTTCTGGCGAATTGCGCGGCCTGGGGATGGGACTGCACCAGCGACGCCCTTCACCGGGCTCCCGATGTCCAGCACTTCAACGTCGATGTCTACGCCAGATGCGGAGCCGGTTGCTCGGGCAATCCCATCGACATCTCCTGGGGGTTCAGTCCGCGCACCTGGGGTGAAAGCCATGAGTTGGGGCACGGCCTGCAGCAGAACCTCCTGAACGCCCATGGCAGCCTCAGCTCGGAGGTTACAAACAACCTGTTCCCGTTGCACAAGAATTGGCGCCTGCTGCGAGAGCTTGGCGCCGATCTGGACAGGGACCGGATCACCTATCGCTCGGCGTTCGACAGGATCGTGGCGGCTCGCTCCGAGGCAGACCCGGTCCAGGGCGCCTATCGCCGCATCTGGGGGCAGTCCGACTATACGGAGCAGAACGGAACACGCATGGCGTTCTATCTCCAGTGGATCCACTACTGGGAAGAGCGCACAGGCGACAAGACGCGCGGATGGGAAATCCTTACCCAGCTCTACCTGCATCAGCGTCTGCTCTCCAAGGCCGAGGCCAATTGGGCCGCCGACAAGGCCAAGCTGGGATATGGAACCTACGCCAGCTATCCCGCGAATCTGAACGGCAACGACAACCTGCTCATTGCGCTGTCCCGGATGACCGAGCGCGACCAGCGCGCCACGTTCGACCTGTGGGGCGTCACCTACTCTGCCGCGGCCGCGGCCCAGGTAGGCAGCTTCGGTTTCGCGAAGGAAGCCGCGCTGTTCTATGCCAATGACAAAAACAGCACCAATGACCACGACAGGGCTGTCAGGGTCGACATGACCGTGCCCAAGCCGACCTGGCCGTTCTGA
- a CDS encoding helix-turn-helix domain-containing protein, translated as MEIGSGGDFARQLLSWNLKKHRAKLGLSQEDLGTRCGFHRTYVSRIERLETGPTIDNVHRLAVGLGTTIGELFNEREFHSAGEPSSH; from the coding sequence ATGGAAATTGGCAGTGGTGGAGACTTCGCAAGACAGCTTTTGTCATGGAATCTCAAAAAGCATCGGGCAAAGCTAGGTCTGTCTCAGGAAGACCTGGGCACTCGCTGCGGGTTTCACCGCACCTACGTCAGTCGTATTGAGCGGCTTGAGACGGGCCCTACCATCGACAATGTGCATCGCCTGGCCGTCGGACTTGGGACGACGATCGGGGAACTGTTCAACGAACGCGAATTCCACAGCGCGGGCGAACCGTCCAGTCACTGA
- a CDS encoding tyrosine-type recombinase/integrase: MREALASFRCAYAARDVAPRKQAPLTREPLLALLATCDASSRGLRDRALLLFAFASGGRRRSEVTGATFEKLRLLSDGSFIYELRRSKTNQAGTARTDMFKPVAGPAAQAMQAWLSASGNTSGALFRRIRKERHVAEPLTPAAVLADDNYLERRSK; the protein is encoded by the coding sequence GTGCGCGAGGCGCTCGCGAGCTTTCGGTGTGCGTATGCGGCGCGCGACGTCGCGCCGCGCAAGCAAGCGCCACTCACGCGAGAGCCGCTGCTGGCGCTGCTCGCGACATGCGATGCGTCCTCGCGAGGCCTGAGGGACCGTGCGTTGCTGTTGTTCGCCTTTGCTTCGGGCGGCCGCAGGCGATCGGAAGTCACCGGCGCCACATTCGAGAAACTCAGGCTCCTGAGCGACGGTTCGTTCATCTACGAACTGCGGCGCTCGAAGACCAACCAGGCGGGCACTGCGCGCACAGACATGTTCAAGCCGGTGGCCGGCCCCGCTGCGCAGGCTATGCAGGCGTGGCTGAGCGCCAGCGGCAACACCTCAGGGGCGCTGTTTCGACGCATTCGCAAGGAGCGCCATGTGGCGGAGCCCCTCACGCCGGCCGCGGTGCTGGCGGACGACAATTATCTTGAGCGCCGCTCAAAGTAG
- a CDS encoding metallophosphoesterase — MKLLVLSDLHLDFEPFELDGNVEFDVVVLAGDIHSPGRHAFAWASKCFPGKPVVLVAGNHEYFGAVMHEELAEMRRQAKAMGVGFLDCDEIVIDGVRFLGCTLWTDFALRIDDPGFPGRPMRLLSDRHRAMAESARFLPDYAEIRINDPKASGWMFGPLGPRRLTPMDTLLLHRRQRAWLRGKLGEPFSGSTVLVTHHAPHRRSLAPWHAQEWSSGGYVNEMLPAFFDTPVLWIHGHTHQSFDYYVDRCRVVSNPRGYVNWHGEPENGAFNPGLVIDVPQGGDSYAR; from the coding sequence ATGAAGCTGCTGGTTCTTTCAGATCTGCACCTCGATTTCGAGCCGTTCGAACTCGATGGCAACGTCGAGTTCGACGTCGTCGTCCTCGCCGGCGATATTCATTCACCGGGTCGTCATGCGTTTGCATGGGCCAGCAAATGCTTTCCCGGAAAGCCGGTCGTCCTGGTTGCGGGCAATCACGAGTACTTCGGCGCCGTGATGCATGAGGAACTCGCTGAGATGCGCCGCCAAGCCAAGGCCATGGGCGTCGGCTTCCTGGACTGCGACGAAATCGTGATCGACGGTGTCCGATTCCTGGGGTGCACCTTGTGGACGGATTTCGCGCTTCGCATCGACGATCCAGGCTTTCCCGGGCGACCAATGCGCCTGTTGTCGGATCGCCACCGGGCGATGGCCGAGAGCGCTCGCTTCCTCCCAGACTATGCCGAGATCCGCATCAACGATCCGAAGGCGTCCGGTTGGATGTTTGGCCCGCTTGGGCCGCGGCGTTTGACTCCGATGGACACGCTGCTGCTCCACAGGCGCCAACGCGCTTGGCTGCGCGGGAAACTGGGTGAGCCGTTCAGCGGTTCGACGGTGCTCGTCACCCACCATGCGCCGCACCGGCGCTCTCTTGCACCGTGGCATGCGCAGGAGTGGTCTTCTGGCGGATACGTCAACGAGATGCTGCCGGCGTTCTTCGACACTCCCGTGCTCTGGATTCACGGCCATACGCACCAGAGCTTCGACTATTACGTGGACCGATGCCGGGTTGTTAGCAATCCCCGTGGCTATGTGAACTGGCACGGGGAGCCTGAGAACGGCGCATTCAACCCAGGCCTTGTGATTGACGTGCCGCAAGGAGGAGACAGCTATGCACGATGA
- a CDS encoding adenylosuccinate synthetase, translating to MTAAAAKATRYVSLLGLGFGDCGKGLFTDHLSGAPGAHTVVRFNGGAQAGHNVVLADGRHHTFSQFGAGSFHGGVGTVLASPVVVHPTALRIEEEALRRAGVSDAFSRLLVDARCRVTTPFHQAAGRLREWARGSDAHGTCGVGVGEAVRHALAAPDEALRYGDLTRPERALGKLQASRTALLHEFAHMAPVHADAALELSMLQDESLAQRWLDAVAPCLAQSPPASADRIAERLARPGTVIFEGAQGVLLDEWRGFHPHTTWSTISTAAVEAVLHDVGIEAPVQHLGVLRSYLTRHGPGPLPTHDRALDARLREPHNTDEGWQGVFRRGHPDAVLLRYALDAVGTLDGLVVSHLDAVESAGLRWCAGYRTEDAGRLTALPAGGVRDLAHQQELTRLLQGAEPIYEPHPIASAHAWVAHAEALSGLPVRFGAFGPTRATVRDRKHLP from the coding sequence GTGACCGCCGCAGCCGCTAAGGCCACGCGCTACGTTTCGCTGCTCGGCCTCGGCTTCGGGGACTGCGGCAAGGGGCTCTTCACCGATCACCTGAGCGGCGCGCCGGGGGCGCACACGGTGGTGCGCTTCAATGGAGGCGCGCAGGCCGGGCACAACGTGGTGCTGGCCGACGGGCGCCATCACACCTTCTCGCAGTTCGGCGCCGGCAGTTTTCATGGGGGCGTCGGCACCGTGCTGGCAAGTCCGGTGGTGGTGCACCCCACGGCGTTGCGCATCGAGGAAGAAGCGCTGCGGCGTGCGGGCGTGAGCGACGCCTTCTCGCGCCTGCTGGTCGATGCGCGCTGCCGCGTCACAACGCCATTCCATCAGGCCGCAGGGCGGCTGCGTGAATGGGCGCGCGGGTCGGATGCGCACGGCACCTGCGGCGTGGGTGTCGGCGAAGCCGTTCGGCATGCGCTTGCCGCGCCGGATGAAGCATTGCGCTACGGCGACCTGACGCGCCCGGAACGCGCGCTCGGCAAGCTGCAGGCCTCTCGCACCGCGCTGCTGCATGAATTCGCGCACATGGCGCCCGTGCATGCCGATGCTGCGCTGGAACTCTCGATGCTTCAGGACGAATCGCTCGCGCAACGCTGGCTCGATGCCGTCGCGCCGTGCCTGGCGCAGTCGCCGCCCGCGAGCGCCGACCGCATCGCTGAACGCCTCGCGCGGCCCGGCACCGTGATCTTCGAGGGCGCGCAGGGCGTGCTGCTCGACGAGTGGCGCGGGTTTCATCCGCACACCACGTGGAGCACCATCTCGACGGCGGCTGTCGAGGCGGTGCTGCACGACGTGGGCATCGAGGCACCCGTGCAGCACCTCGGCGTGCTGCGCAGCTACCTCACGCGGCACGGCCCGGGACCGCTGCCCACCCACGACCGGGCGCTCGACGCCCGCCTGCGCGAGCCGCACAACACGGACGAAGGCTGGCAGGGCGTGTTCCGCAGAGGGCACCCCGATGCGGTGTTGCTGCGCTATGCGCTCGATGCGGTCGGCACGCTCGACGGGCTGGTGGTGAGCCACCTCGATGCCGTCGAGAGCGCCGGGCTGCGCTGGTGCGCCGGCTATCGCACCGAGGATGCAGGCCGCCTCACCGCGTTGCCGGCCGGCGGCGTGCGAGACCTCGCGCATCAACAAGAATTGACGCGCCTGCTGCAGGGCGCCGAACCCATCTATGAACCGCACCCCATTGCCAGCGCGCATGCATGGGTGGCGCATGCCGAGGCACTGAGCGGCCTGCCCGTGCGCTTCGGCGCTTTCGGCCCGACGCGCGCGACCGTGCGCGACCGCAAGCATCTTCCTTGA
- a CDS encoding metallophosphoesterase family protein, translating into MHAPKIMFFGDPHGAFAPITDAVQRYRPEAIVLLGDLQPPRPLHLELSSILHQTDVWFIHGNHDTDTDDDFDCLFGSELAERNLHGIVRNIAGYRVAGLGGVFRQKIWDPAQPPSQAPFRSRDELLRHARRGRATAHDGWRGGYARKHHSSIFPDEIDSLSLQSADILVTHEAPSAHPRGFLILDDLAIALGARLLVHGHHHETIDYVRDGLMDASAPFAAFGVDKGFFLPWPHTVDRERGIR; encoded by the coding sequence ATGCACGCCCCGAAGATCATGTTCTTTGGAGACCCGCATGGCGCGTTCGCGCCGATCACGGATGCAGTGCAACGGTACCGACCCGAAGCGATTGTTCTTCTAGGCGACCTTCAACCACCGCGACCATTGCATTTGGAGCTGTCGTCCATCCTCCACCAGACCGACGTGTGGTTTATCCATGGGAACCACGACACAGATACCGATGACGATTTCGATTGTCTATTCGGTTCTGAGCTCGCTGAGCGTAACCTGCATGGGATTGTCCGAAACATTGCCGGCTACCGGGTCGCAGGGCTCGGCGGTGTCTTTCGACAAAAGATATGGGATCCAGCGCAGCCGCCGTCACAAGCACCGTTCAGATCCAGAGACGAGCTGCTCAGGCATGCGCGCAGGGGCCGCGCGACCGCGCACGATGGCTGGAGGGGCGGCTACGCGCGCAAGCACCATTCGAGTATCTTCCCGGACGAAATCGATTCTCTGTCCCTGCAGAGCGCGGACATCCTGGTCACGCATGAAGCGCCTTCTGCCCATCCTCGCGGATTTCTGATCCTCGATGACCTTGCCATCGCGCTTGGCGCCAGACTTCTGGTCCACGGGCACCACCACGAGACCATCGACTACGTCCGCGACGGCTTGATGGATGCGTCGGCGCCGTTTGCTGCCTTCGGTGTGGACAAGGGATTTTTTCTGCCCTGGCCACACACGGTCGACAGAGAGCGAGGAATACGATGA